DNA from Actinomycetota bacterium:
ATATTTTTTTAAGTATTTCCATAACTTCATCATCTGAGGTTTGTGAAAATTCTGTGTAAAATTGTCCAACTGCAGCAAAATAAGAAGGTGCATATAAACAGATAACCTCATCAGTTATTTCTTTCAGTTCTTCAACTGATTGTGGAGAAGCTACAGGAATAGCAACTATAATCTTTTCTGGCTTCTTTTTTTTAACAGAAATAACACCAGCTTTCATAGTAGCACCTGTTGCTATTCCATCATCAACTAATATGACTGTTTTCCCTTTCATATCTGGAAGTAATTTATCCATATTATATTTTTTTCTTCTTCTCTTGATTTCCTCCAGTTGTGTCTTTTTTTCCTGTTCAATAAATTCCTGAGATATATTTAATAAAGATACTAAGGACTCATCTATTACTAAAGAATCATCATCTGAGATTGCACCAAACGCAAGTTCAGGATTAAACGGAGATCTTAATTTTCTTGGAATTATTATATCGAGTTCACATTTCAGAATTTTTGCAACCTCTTTTGCTACAACAACTCCACCTCTTGGTACACCTAAAACAAGGCTATCTTTCCCATAGCCTTTTTCTTTAACTTTTGCCCCGAGGATTTTCCCAGCCTCTTCCCTATTTGAAAATATCATTTTACCTTCTATGAACTTTCTTAAGATTTATAACTTTTTTAAAGCTTAATAAAACTAATATAAAAACGAAAATTATAATTAAGATTTTAAAATAATGTTTCCATAATGATAACGTGATTTCAGAGAGATTGACTTTATTACTTTTAATGTCTACATCATTCTTGGAAGAAATATCAAGCTTTAACAATTCGTCATTTCCTAAAAAAATATTTAAATGTCCTACCTTCTCTCCTCCTTTTATAGGTAAATTAAATGTATCATCAATCTCAATTTTTGTTTGCAATTTCATTTCCTCTTCGCTACTTAATAGAACCTCTGTTTTTTCAATAGGATTGACCTCTATCTCCTTATAAATACCTTCATTTTCAATTATTAGATTGGGGAAAGGGTCTGTAACTTTGGTATCTATTTTTTTGTATTTAGAGAATCCATATTCAAAAATGTTTATCATATCTTGATCTCTATATCCAGGTTCACTATCTAATACAACACCAATTAAATTAATATCATCCTTTTTCGCAGAAGCAACTAAACACACTCCAGCTTTAATTGTGTATCCAGTTTTAATTCCATTAGCATATTGATATTTGTTTAAAAATTTGTTTCTATTTGTAACATATCTTTTTTCATCAGAACTTGGTGGACCAGGCATTACTTTCATTCTTGTATTTACTATCTGTGCAAATTTTGGGTTTTTCATGCAATATCTAGCTATTTGTGCAATATCATAAGCTGTAGAAATGTTACCATCTCCATTTTCTTTATCATCTAAACCATGTGGATTTATAAAGGAGGTATTAATTGCTCCTATCTCTTTGGCTTTTTTGTTCATAATATCTATAAACTCTTCTACTGAACCACCAATATGTTCTGCTATAGCATGACATGCATCATTTGCTGAAAAAAGTAATGCAGAATAAATTAGGTTTTCAAATGTAATTATTTCACCTTCTTCAAGCCAAACTTCTGATTCTCCAACTAAAGTTGCTTCTTCGGAAACTACCACTTTATCTTTCAAATCTCCATTTTCAATTGCTATTATTGCAGTCATGATCTTTGTAATGCTTGCAGGTGATTGCTTTTTATGAGGATTTTTTTCCCATAAAACTCTTCCTGAATGTGCATCTATTAAAATTGCAGATTTTGATGAAGTGACAAGATATCCAGTTTCCGAAAAAATTGGATATTTTTCCTGACCTATTGCAGTATCTATTTTATAGTTTATGGGAAAAGCAATAGATACAAAAATGAGGATTAAAAAAAGTGCAATTTCCCTTTTAAATTTTTTAATCAGCAAACAAGAATCTTTAATCATTCTCAATTGACACTACTTTCTCTATTACTCTTGAGTAGATTCTTTGTCACGATGAGGTAAGTTTTCATCTAAAAATGTTTTTAAGCTATTTTTTAGTAGCAAGTGTCTCAGTCTTAATGTTAGCTCTTCTAAATCAGCTATTTTTTGAATAGCTATTTTTCTCATTTCTAAATCATGTGACCTTATTAATGGCATAACGATCTGCTCAATAAAAGTAGCTTCCCTATTTGCAAAATTTTGATAAATTTTTAGATGTCTTGGATATATTCCGTAGTTAGAAAATTCATTAATAATTCGTGCTATTTTCACATCATTATTACCATATCTCACTCCATCTTCAGTTTTACGTGGACTGATCAAATTATAGCTTTCCATCTCATCTATTATCTCAGAATTTACCCGAACTGCATTTTCTAATTCCTTATTTGTT
Protein-coding regions in this window:
- a CDS encoding D-alanyl-D-alanine carboxypeptidase, which encodes MIKDSCLLIKKFKREIALFLILIFVSIAFPINYKIDTAIGQEKYPIFSETGYLVTSSKSAILIDAHSGRVLWEKNPHKKQSPASITKIMTAIIAIENGDLKDKVVVSEEATLVGESEVWLEEGEIITFENLIYSALLFSANDACHAIAEHIGGSVEEFIDIMNKKAKEIGAINTSFINPHGLDDKENGDGNISTAYDIAQIARYCMKNPKFAQIVNTRMKVMPGPPSSDEKRYVTNRNKFLNKYQYANGIKTGYTIKAGVCLVASAKKDDINLIGVVLDSEPGYRDQDMINIFEYGFSKYKKIDTKVTDPFPNLIIENEGIYKEIEVNPIEKTEVLLSSEEEMKLQTKIEIDDTFNLPIKGGEKVGHLNIFLGNDELLKLDISSKNDVDIKSNKVNLSEITLSLWKHYFKILIIIFVFILVLLSFKKVINLKKVHRR
- a CDS encoding MerR family transcriptional regulator, whose translation is MTSEKRDYITVGEVVESLKEEFDDISISKIRFFDKVGLISPERTEGGYRKFYPKDVERMRTILKLQKQYYLPLGVIKSKLVELEQSPLQLFEELVEEMGEKIHKEELFEEKLITNKELENAVRVNSEIIDEMESYNLISPRKTEDGVRYGNNDVKIARIINEFSNYGIYPRHLKIYQNFANREATFIEQIVMPLIRSHDLEMRKIAIQKIADLEELTLRLRHLLLKNSLKTFLDENLPHRDKESTQE
- a CDS encoding phosphoribosyltransferase — protein: MIFSNREEAGKILGAKVKEKGYGKDSLVLGVPRGGVVVAKEVAKILKCELDIIIPRKLRSPFNPELAFGAISDDDSLVIDESLVSLLNISQEFIEQEKKTQLEEIKRRRKKYNMDKLLPDMKGKTVILVDDGIATGATMKAGVISVKKKKPEKIIVAIPVASPQSVEELKEITDEVICLYAPSYFAAVGQFYTEFSQTSDDEVMEILKKISKRKWEKFIKNNKQKI